In one Mucilaginibacter ginsenosidivorax genomic region, the following are encoded:
- a CDS encoding lipase family protein: MKSDNLVLVFVHGWSVTNLNTYGQLPLRLKNEATNIAPTVTVKDIYLGQYVSFHDEVQLHDISRAFEHAVREQLSAEIAANNRFICITHSTGGPVVREWFDFYYNKPDATVCPMSHLIMLAPANFGSALAQLGKSKISRLKSWFEKVEPGQGVLNWLELGSDKSWDLNEKWIKGKGGEIGENGIFPFSIIGQSIDRAFYDNLNSYTGELGSDGVVRSAAANLNATYVSVKQGPVINTGGKDTPEAMTVEFDTAPKTAFRIVKWKAHSGTTMGIMASPKEDATTDSAESAALIEAILDCIKVNNIADYNALADAFAAQTNEVQTVEQVEKVSEGFFLHDRYFIHDKFSMVIFRIHDSEDYPVTDYDLIFTAGDNADPNHLPEGFFADRQQNSISPQTVTYFVNHDIMNGSEPITYDGKELRPKLTGAEKLGLIVNPRPDTGFIKYVPFEIKADDEFLKKVIQPNSTTLIDICLQRVVSQQVFTLMQYDGPMPYNHDFSDIEPGTDYVN; this comes from the coding sequence ATGAAATCAGACAATCTTGTACTTGTGTTTGTTCATGGTTGGAGCGTTACCAACCTCAACACCTACGGCCAATTACCCCTGCGTTTAAAAAACGAGGCTACCAACATTGCTCCAACAGTAACAGTTAAAGATATTTACCTTGGGCAATACGTCAGCTTTCATGACGAAGTACAATTGCACGATATTTCCAGGGCATTTGAACATGCTGTTCGGGAGCAGTTATCGGCCGAGATAGCCGCTAATAACCGCTTTATATGTATAACTCACTCTACCGGAGGGCCGGTAGTAAGGGAATGGTTTGATTTTTATTATAATAAGCCCGATGCCACCGTTTGCCCTATGAGCCATTTGATTATGCTGGCGCCTGCCAACTTTGGTTCGGCATTGGCACAATTGGGGAAAAGTAAAATAAGCAGGTTAAAATCGTGGTTTGAGAAAGTAGAGCCAGGGCAGGGCGTACTTAATTGGCTGGAACTTGGCAGCGATAAATCATGGGACCTTAATGAAAAGTGGATAAAAGGAAAAGGAGGGGAGATTGGCGAAAATGGCATTTTTCCGTTTAGCATCATAGGGCAGTCAATCGACCGTGCATTTTATGACAACCTTAATTCGTATACCGGCGAACTTGGTTCAGATGGTGTGGTAAGGTCAGCCGCCGCTAACTTAAACGCTACTTATGTAAGTGTAAAGCAAGGGCCGGTTATTAACACCGGTGGTAAAGATACGCCAGAGGCAATGACGGTGGAGTTTGACACAGCCCCTAAAACAGCGTTCAGGATTGTTAAATGGAAGGCACACTCGGGTACCACCATGGGAATTATGGCCAGCCCAAAAGAAGACGCTACAACTGATTCCGCAGAAAGCGCTGCATTAATTGAAGCGATATTGGATTGTATTAAAGTAAATAATATAGCTGATTACAATGCGCTTGCCGATGCATTTGCAGCTCAGACAAATGAAGTTCAGACGGTGGAGCAGGTAGAGAAAGTATCGGAAGGCTTTTTTCTGCACGACAGGTATTTTATTCACGATAAGTTTTCGATGGTAATTTTCAGGATTCATGATTCGGAGGATTACCCGGTAACAGATTATGACCTTATTTTTACCGCCGGCGACAATGCCGATCCAAATCATTTACCTGAAGGCTTTTTTGCCGACAGGCAGCAAAACAGTATATCGCCGCAAACCGTAACGTATTTTGTTAACCATGATATCATGAACGGAAGTGAACCTATTACGTATGATGGGAAAGAATTGCGCCCGAAATTAACGGGTGCAGAAAAGCTGGGCCTGATTGTAAATCCGCGTCCTGATACCGGTTTTATTAAATATGTACCATTTGAAATAAAAGCCGACGACGAATTTCTGAAAAAAGTTATACAACCAAATTCAACTACACTTATTGATATATGCCTGCAGCGTGTTGTAAGCCAGCAGGTATTCACCTTGATGCAATATGATGGCCCAATGCCTTATAATCATGACTTTAGCGACATTGAACCCGGCACCGATTATGTAAATTGA
- the fbaA gene encoding class II fructose-bisphosphate aldolase, whose product MDLKNYKGVLHGDQVQELFEAAKKHQFALPAVNVIGTNTINAVMETAKLVNSPVIIQLSNGGAQFYAGKSLDNSKLQACILGGVSAAKHVHLLAEHYGVAVILHTDHAAKKLLPWIDGLLDHGEKFFAETGKPLFSSHMLDLSEEPIEENIEISAKYLERMAKMGMTLEIELGVTGGEEDGVDNSDVDSSRLYTQPEEVSYSYEHLLKVSPRFTVAAAFGNVHGVYKPGNVKLQPVILHNSQEYVKQKFNLAEEKPINFVFHGGSGSSQEEIREAISYGAVKMNIDTDMQWAYWEGIKDYYKSKEGYLQSQIGSPDGEDSPNKKYYDPRVWLRKGEENFVKRLAAAFEDLNCIDATSKL is encoded by the coding sequence ATGGATTTAAAAAATTATAAAGGTGTTCTGCACGGCGATCAGGTGCAGGAACTGTTTGAAGCAGCTAAAAAGCATCAGTTTGCTTTGCCGGCAGTAAACGTTATAGGTACCAATACTATTAACGCGGTTATGGAAACAGCTAAGCTGGTAAATTCTCCGGTTATTATTCAGCTATCAAATGGCGGTGCACAATTTTACGCCGGCAAATCATTAGATAATTCAAAACTGCAAGCCTGTATTTTAGGAGGTGTATCGGCTGCAAAGCATGTTCACTTACTGGCTGAACATTATGGCGTTGCTGTAATTTTACATACCGACCACGCCGCAAAAAAATTATTACCGTGGATTGACGGCCTGTTAGATCATGGCGAGAAGTTTTTTGCCGAAACAGGCAAGCCTCTTTTTTCATCGCACATGCTTGATCTTTCTGAAGAACCTATCGAAGAAAATATCGAGATATCTGCTAAATACCTGGAACGTATGGCCAAAATGGGCATGACACTTGAAATTGAATTAGGTGTTACCGGTGGCGAAGAAGATGGTGTTGACAACTCAGATGTTGACAGCTCTCGTTTATATACGCAACCAGAAGAGGTTTCTTACTCATATGAGCACTTATTAAAAGTGAGCCCACGTTTTACTGTGGCTGCTGCTTTTGGTAACGTCCATGGCGTTTACAAACCAGGCAACGTTAAATTACAGCCGGTTATTTTGCATAACTCACAAGAGTATGTAAAACAAAAATTCAACTTAGCCGAAGAAAAACCCATCAACTTTGTATTCCACGGCGGTTCTGGTTCAAGCCAGGAAGAAATCCGTGAGGCCATTTCATACGGCGCGGTTAAAATGAACATTGATACCGATATGCAATGGGCATACTGGGAAGGTATTAAAGATTACTATAAATCAAAAGAAGGTTACCTGCAATCGCAAATTGGCAGCCCTGATGGCGAAGATTCTCCAAACAAAAAATATTACGATCCGCGCGTATGGTTACGCAAAGGCGAAGAGAATTTTGTAAAAAGACTTGCAGCGGCTTTTGAAGATCTTAATTGTATCGATGCCACCAGCAAACTATAA
- a CDS encoding low affinity iron permease family protein, which yields MAKAKKKKKNLFERFANWATIATGSSAAFIGAVAIIIVWGVTGPIFQYSNTWQLIINTGTTIVTFLMVFLIQKSQNKDSKAIHLKLNELLASHQGASNRMVDIEDLNEQELDQLHKFYVQLSDLAELEDDITCTHSIDAAAANHNSKLEHLKTSTHYTNAVENRSKKSN from the coding sequence ATGGCTAAGGCAAAAAAAAAGAAAAAAAATCTGTTTGAAAGGTTTGCCAACTGGGCAACTATCGCTACCGGAAGTTCCGCTGCCTTTATAGGCGCTGTGGCCATCATCATTGTATGGGGCGTAACAGGTCCAATTTTTCAGTACTCCAATACCTGGCAGCTTATCATTAACACAGGTACAACAATAGTTACCTTTTTGATGGTTTTTTTGATCCAAAAATCACAAAATAAAGATTCAAAAGCCATACATTTAAAGCTGAATGAATTGCTGGCTTCGCACCAGGGCGCAAGTAACCGGATGGTTGATATTGAAGATTTAAATGAACAGGAGCTTGATCAACTGCACAAGTTTTATGTACAACTATCTGACCTTGCCGAACTGGAAGATGATATCACGTGCACGCACTCTATTGATGCCGCGGCCGCAAATCATAACAGCAAATTAGAGCACCTTAAAACGAGTACACATTACACCAATGCCGTCGAAAACAGAAGTAAAAAAAGTAATTGA
- a CDS encoding GNAT family N-acetyltransferase, with the protein MPSKTEVKKVIEQADLDKASAIRYEVFVIGQDCPPELEVEFDDESTHFLATVDGEPAGACRWRKTDKGYKLERFAVLEKFRGVGVGKALVNAALEALPADADYVYLHAQVQAASLYTRFGFEQSGPEFEEAGMRHYKMVKK; encoded by the coding sequence ATGCCGTCGAAAACAGAAGTAAAAAAAGTAATTGAACAGGCCGACTTGGATAAAGCATCAGCTATCAGATATGAAGTGTTTGTTATTGGCCAGGATTGCCCACCCGAACTTGAGGTTGAATTTGATGATGAATCCACCCATTTTTTGGCAACGGTAGACGGTGAGCCTGCAGGTGCCTGCCGGTGGAGAAAGACAGATAAAGGCTATAAGCTGGAACGTTTTGCCGTACTTGAAAAATTCAGAGGGGTGGGTGTAGGTAAGGCTCTTGTAAATGCCGCGCTGGAAGCTTTACCGGCCGATGCAGATTACGTTTACCTGCATGCACAGGTACAAGCAGCCTCATTATATACAAGGTTCGGTTTTGAGCAGTCGGGGCCGGAGTTTGAAGAAGCTGGGATGAGACATTATAAAATGGTTAAGAAGTAG
- a CDS encoding DNA-formamidopyrimidine glycosylase family protein yields MPELPDLQAFSHNLDKKLGGKTVKEIVIVNAKKLNVSHEQLKDTLEGQKLDKVYREGKELYLKFDKGDILALHLMLHGKLFLFDKKNENKYPIIELHFTDGSGLVLTDFQGIANPTLNPEEKESPDAMAIDADFLKTRLIKTKTNIKTVLLDQKIIRGIGNAYADEILWHAGISPFSASNKIPEAKLKDLTYSIHDVLKNAEKAILKSNPDIINGEVRDFMLIHNSKKTHSPKGAEIKVKEGSRKTYYTDEQELFE; encoded by the coding sequence ATGCCCGAACTACCCGACCTGCAGGCTTTTAGCCACAACCTTGATAAAAAACTTGGCGGTAAAACCGTTAAGGAAATTGTTATAGTTAATGCCAAAAAGCTTAATGTAAGCCATGAGCAACTAAAGGATACCCTTGAAGGCCAAAAGCTGGATAAGGTGTATCGCGAAGGCAAAGAACTTTATTTAAAGTTCGATAAGGGTGATATCCTGGCCCTGCACCTGATGCTGCACGGTAAGTTGTTTTTATTTGATAAAAAAAACGAAAATAAATATCCCATCATCGAATTACATTTTACCGATGGCAGTGGCCTGGTGCTAACTGATTTCCAGGGCATTGCAAACCCCACTTTAAACCCTGAAGAAAAAGAATCGCCGGATGCCATGGCAATCGACGCTGATTTTTTAAAAACAAGGTTAATTAAAACCAAAACCAACATAAAAACCGTTCTATTAGATCAAAAGATCATCAGGGGTATTGGTAATGCGTACGCCGATGAAATATTGTGGCATGCAGGCATCTCCCCTTTTTCGGCAAGCAACAAAATACCCGAGGCAAAGCTTAAAGATCTTACTTATTCCATTCACGATGTTTTAAAAAATGCGGAAAAGGCGATCCTTAAATCGAACCCCGATATCATAAACGGTGAAGTGCGGGACTTTATGCTGATCCATAACTCAAAGAAAACCCACAGCCCGAAAGGTGCTGAAATCAAGGTGAAAGAAGGCTCGAGAAAAACTTATTATACAGACGAGCAGGAATTGTTTGAGTAG
- a CDS encoding helix-turn-helix domain-containing protein translates to MADNQNTFTLVDPLTGNLAFKLFLFEDNSYFDHLQRNNYFSVIWVKGGSGRLKSDFSEYSFEKDNLLAFTPYQPFMLSTEQAINGAAIQFHPDFFCIHKHHKEVSCSGILFDNIYHPPYIKIDSTSAATFDMIINQVKAEMQNKGMAQFDILVSYLKIFLITASRLKSEQQALDRDPDKVNKEPFVLQSLQDAIEIHYKTKHSASDYADMLNISAKALARITKSHFNKTISNLIAERIIIEAKRELYLTNKPVKEIAWELGYEDEYYFSRFFKTNADVSPQMYRETVGVGRASDNQLVN, encoded by the coding sequence ATGGCCGACAATCAAAATACATTTACCCTGGTCGATCCTTTAACCGGGAACCTCGCCTTCAAACTTTTTTTGTTTGAGGATAACAGCTATTTTGACCATTTACAGCGTAATAATTATTTTTCGGTTATCTGGGTAAAAGGAGGATCGGGCCGGTTAAAATCCGACTTTTCGGAATACAGCTTTGAAAAGGACAACTTGTTGGCGTTTACACCCTATCAACCGTTCATGCTTTCTACAGAGCAAGCTATTAATGGCGCGGCTATCCAGTTTCACCCTGATTTTTTTTGCATCCATAAACATCATAAAGAAGTATCATGCAGCGGCATTCTGTTTGATAATATTTACCATCCGCCATATATAAAAATCGACTCCACCAGCGCGGCTACCTTTGATATGATAATAAACCAGGTAAAAGCCGAGATGCAAAACAAGGGTATGGCCCAATTTGATATCCTGGTATCGTATCTGAAAATTTTCTTGATCACGGCATCCCGCCTAAAATCCGAGCAGCAGGCGTTGGACAGGGATCCCGACAAAGTGAACAAAGAGCCATTTGTTTTACAAAGCCTGCAGGATGCCATCGAGATACATTACAAAACCAAACATAGCGCGAGTGACTATGCCGATATGCTCAACATTTCGGCAAAGGCGCTTGCCCGTATCACCAAAAGCCATTTTAATAAAACTATCAGTAACCTGATTGCCGAACGCATTATCATCGAGGCTAAACGCGAATTGTATTTAACCAATAAACCTGTAAAAGAAATTGCATGGGAACTGGGGTATGAAGACGAATACTATTTCAGCCGGTTTTTTAAAACCAATGCCGATGTATCGCCGCAAATGTACCGGGAGACAGTAGGCGTTGGCAGGGCAAGTGACAATCAGCTGGTAAATTAA
- a CDS encoding pyridoxamine 5'-phosphate oxidase family protein gives MNYAQIAFTDAVKGFQERYGSRVGYARQQEFKYTDGFTESEEDFISQQDNFYMSTISESGYPYIQFRGGPKGFLKVLDHETLGFIDFGGNKQYISAGNLATHNKVALFLLDQAAKARLKIFAEASILDIENNAELYDKLNLPDYKFKPERIILLKVKAYDWNCPQHITSRYTLEEIQHEFAAQHEYINKLRAENQALKAQLASK, from the coding sequence ATGAATTATGCACAAATTGCATTTACCGACGCCGTAAAGGGTTTCCAGGAACGATACGGCAGCCGGGTCGGTTATGCACGGCAACAGGAATTTAAATACACAGATGGCTTTACCGAAAGTGAGGAGGATTTTATAAGCCAGCAGGATAATTTTTACATGTCAACTATCAGCGAAAGCGGGTACCCTTATATACAGTTTCGCGGTGGGCCTAAAGGCTTTTTAAAGGTTTTGGATCATGAAACCCTTGGCTTTATTGATTTTGGAGGAAACAAACAATACATATCCGCAGGTAATTTGGCTACCCATAATAAGGTAGCTTTATTCCTGTTAGATCAGGCTGCAAAAGCCCGGCTTAAGATTTTTGCAGAAGCGAGTATTTTAGATATCGAAAATAATGCCGAATTGTATGATAAGCTAAACCTGCCCGATTATAAATTTAAGCCCGAAAGAATCATCCTGTTAAAGGTAAAAGCTTACGACTGGAACTGCCCACAACATATCACCTCAAGATACACCCTTGAGGAGATTCAACATGAGTTTGCAGCCCAACACGAATATATCAATAAATTAAGAGCCGAAAACCAGGCACTTAAAGCACAATTAGCATCAAAATAA
- a CDS encoding nuclear transport factor 2 family protein, translated as MMENKRYPLPPFNIETAQQKVQAAEDAWNTRDPEKVSLAYTIDTEWRNRTDFINGREEVKQFLTRKWEKELDYKLKKELWGFRENRMAVRFEYEWHDHTGQWYRSYGNELWEFDENGYMQKRFASINDMPIAEADRKLF; from the coding sequence ATGATGGAAAATAAGCGATATCCCCTCCCTCCTTTTAACATAGAAACAGCGCAGCAGAAGGTGCAGGCTGCCGAGGATGCCTGGAACACCCGCGATCCTGAAAAGGTGAGCCTTGCCTATACCATTGATACCGAATGGCGTAACCGCACCGATTTTATAAATGGCCGCGAAGAAGTTAAACAGTTTTTAACCCGGAAATGGGAGAAAGAACTGGATTACAAATTAAAGAAAGAACTTTGGGGGTTCCGCGAAAACCGGATGGCCGTAAGGTTTGAGTATGAATGGCATGACCATACCGGGCAGTGGTACCGCAGCTATGGCAACGAACTTTGGGAATTTGATGAGAACGGCTACATGCAAAAACGTTTTGCCAGCATCAATGATATGCCTATTGCCGAAGCCGACAGAAAACTGTTTTAA
- a CDS encoding carboxymuconolactone decarboxylase family protein: protein MARLKALSPDEATGKTKELFTAIQSKLGVVPNMMRTMGNSPALLEGYLNLSGALAHGKLGAKTGELLAMAVSEKNNCDYCLSAHTYIGEKLAHIDAATLTDARNANSHDAKTAAALQFATILTAKQGLVNNADVEAIKAAGFTDGEIGEIVGHVALNVLTNYFNNTAKTDIDFPVVNAYNSVEA, encoded by the coding sequence ATGGCACGTTTAAAAGCATTAAGTCCTGACGAAGCAACAGGCAAAACCAAAGAATTATTTACTGCTATACAAAGCAAATTGGGTGTTGTACCTAATATGATGCGCACCATGGGCAATTCGCCAGCCTTATTAGAAGGTTACCTGAACCTTAGCGGCGCATTAGCACATGGCAAGCTTGGTGCAAAAACCGGTGAGTTGTTGGCCATGGCTGTATCCGAAAAAAATAATTGTGATTACTGTTTATCCGCACATACTTATATTGGCGAAAAGCTGGCACATATTGACGCTGCAACTTTAACCGATGCCCGTAACGCGAATAGCCATGATGCTAAAACAGCTGCGGCTTTGCAATTTGCAACCATATTAACAGCAAAACAGGGCCTGGTAAATAATGCCGACGTTGAAGCAATAAAGGCCGCTGGCTTTACTGATGGTGAAATAGGTGAAATTGTTGGTCACGTGGCATTAAATGTTCTGACCAACTATTTTAACAATACCGCCAAAACCGACATCGATTTCCCTGTTGTAAACGCTTATAATTCTGTCGAAGCTTAA
- a CDS encoding winged helix DNA-binding domain-containing protein, which yields MKDNPLARLRMYNQYISNPVFGNPEDVVKNMLAMQAQDYAGAKWALGIRMASANESVVEQAITDGRILRTHLLRPTWHFVAPADIRWLLALTAPRIHAINSGMYKKFELNAIVFNKANNVFIKNMQGNKQLTRAELTDALNRDHIPTDDLRFTLLLMNAELDGVICSGGRVGKQFTYALLDERAPATPLLTHDEALRKLAGGFFNTRGPATVHDFANWSGLTIADAGIGLEHIKGELISELIEGKTYWMPDRTATTPTKNKVYLLPAFDEFAIAYKDRDALVAPRYREQARHLIFDPVIVMDYQVVGNWKRAIKTNDVAITYNLFGDFKKTQGKALEAAAKRYKNFLL from the coding sequence ATGAAAGATAACCCATTAGCCCGGCTGCGAATGTATAACCAGTACATTAGCAACCCAGTTTTCGGCAACCCGGAGGATGTTGTTAAAAACATGCTGGCCATGCAGGCCCAGGATTACGCCGGGGCTAAATGGGCTTTAGGGATACGTATGGCATCGGCAAATGAAAGCGTTGTTGAGCAGGCAATTACCGATGGACGTATATTACGTACACATTTGCTGAGGCCTACCTGGCATTTTGTTGCGCCCGCAGATATTCGTTGGCTCCTGGCGCTTACTGCCCCGCGCATACATGCCATTAACTCCGGGATGTACAAAAAATTTGAATTAAATGCTATCGTATTCAATAAAGCTAATAATGTATTTATAAAAAACATGCAGGGTAATAAACAACTCACCAGGGCAGAGCTAACTGACGCGCTGAACAGAGATCATATCCCAACCGACGATTTACGCTTCACTCTATTACTGATGAATGCCGAGCTTGACGGCGTTATTTGCAGCGGTGGTCGCGTTGGCAAACAATTTACTTACGCCTTGCTTGACGAGCGGGCACCGGCAACCCCATTGCTAACCCATGACGAAGCGCTGAGAAAATTGGCGGGAGGCTTTTTTAATACCCGCGGCCCCGCTACCGTTCACGATTTCGCCAACTGGTCGGGGCTTACCATTGCAGATGCAGGTATTGGCCTGGAGCATATAAAAGGGGAATTAATAAGCGAATTGATTGAAGGAAAAACCTATTGGATGCCAGATCGCACAGCAACTACCCCAACTAAAAATAAAGTGTATTTGCTTCCCGCGTTTGACGAATTTGCCATAGCTTATAAAGATCGTGATGCCCTGGTTGCGCCCCGATACAGGGAGCAAGCCCGTCATCTAATTTTCGATCCGGTAATAGTGATGGACTACCAGGTTGTTGGTAACTGGAAGCGGGCAATTAAAACAAATGATGTTGCTATCACCTACAACTTGTTTGGCGATTTCAAAAAAACACAAGGCAAAGCTTTGGAAGCTGCTGCAAAAAGGTACAAGAACTTTTTATTATAG
- a CDS encoding capsule assembly Wzi family protein — MQKIYPFLSIKSIFLAGAILVSVQGAKAQSTYLPNSYQLYQKFNADIYSTKTSFHSSLRPFLIDSLIQHSYDSVMNVGVNPDRKSWFTRKLLNEHLFEVKRPNYTFYGDVILDLDLSKDFNAKTGGLAQRYSAQGQLATLTVNSSNYLNTRGYQFGGTVGKNFSFFTSGFENSAKFPTYYNTVVNANQFIPGQAYLRNYQGIAKNSADWSYVTAILSYNVSKNVNVTLGEDKMFIGDGYRSLLLSDYAANMPLLRVTANLGKHVQYMAAWAYIEDLKETKFDTFGSNRRKWAFFHYIDWNVSNRVSFGFFNALISPEADATGNRRGFDANMINPIFFSSSLGPSQQPKDNTLVGFTAKYKILDKTALYAQLLLDRFKAGGFFSGNNADNTNGVQVGIRGADLFAVKHFNYLFEFNTVKPYTYQNANTISSYNFYGDPLAHPYGANFREALGILNYSFGRIDLQGQINYAKYGTDSLSTINNGKIVNKPFVPTAATTTTVGQGLSTQLYYAEGTISFLINPKYNLRFELSGLYRQEKSAKADNKTTMLTFGLRSSFRNLYHDF, encoded by the coding sequence ATGCAAAAAATCTACCCATTTCTATCCATAAAATCAATTTTCTTAGCCGGAGCCATCCTGGTTTCGGTTCAAGGAGCTAAGGCGCAGTCAACTTACCTGCCAAACTCCTACCAGTTGTACCAAAAGTTCAACGCCGATATTTATTCAACAAAAACATCGTTCCACAGCTCCTTACGTCCCTTTTTGATAGATAGCCTTATTCAACACAGCTATGACTCGGTGATGAATGTTGGAGTTAATCCCGACCGGAAAAGCTGGTTTACCCGCAAATTATTAAATGAACACCTTTTTGAAGTTAAAAGGCCCAATTACACTTTTTACGGCGATGTTATCCTGGATTTGGATCTGAGTAAAGATTTTAACGCAAAAACAGGAGGCCTGGCTCAAAGATATTCGGCACAGGGGCAACTGGCCACTTTAACGGTAAATTCAAGTAATTACTTAAATACCCGTGGTTACCAGTTTGGGGGCACGGTTGGCAAAAACTTTTCGTTTTTTACCAGCGGGTTCGAGAACTCAGCCAAATTCCCTACGTATTATAATACTGTAGTTAATGCCAATCAATTTATACCTGGCCAGGCCTATTTAAGGAATTACCAGGGGATAGCTAAAAACTCGGCCGATTGGTCGTACGTAACTGCAATTTTATCATACAACGTTAGCAAAAATGTCAACGTTACCCTGGGCGAGGATAAAATGTTTATTGGCGATGGCTACCGGTCATTATTGTTATCAGATTATGCAGCAAATATGCCACTGCTAAGGGTTACCGCAAATTTGGGCAAACACGTGCAATACATGGCCGCATGGGCCTATATTGAAGACCTGAAAGAAACAAAGTTCGATACCTTTGGTAGCAACCGTCGCAAATGGGCTTTTTTCCATTACATCGACTGGAACGTGAGTAACAGGGTTTCCTTTGGTTTCTTTAATGCCCTTATTTCTCCTGAGGCAGATGCAACGGGTAACAGGCGCGGTTTTGATGCTAACATGATAAACCCGATTTTCTTCTCCAGTTCGTTAGGCCCGTCTCAGCAACCAAAAGATAATACTTTAGTCGGCTTTACAGCCAAATATAAAATTCTGGATAAAACGGCCTTATATGCCCAGCTATTGTTAGATAGGTTTAAAGCTGGCGGCTTTTTCTCGGGTAATAATGCCGATAACACTAATGGCGTGCAGGTGGGTATCCGCGGAGCCGATCTTTTTGCTGTTAAACACTTTAATTATCTTTTTGAATTTAATACAGTTAAACCGTATACTTATCAAAATGCCAACACCATAAGCAGCTATAATTTTTATGGCGACCCGTTGGCGCATCCTTATGGCGCAAATTTCAGGGAGGCCCTGGGTATTCTGAATTACTCTTTCGGGCGGATTGACCTGCAAGGGCAGATAAATTACGCTAAATACGGTACCGATTCGCTAAGTACCATCAACAACGGCAAAATTGTGAACAAACCATTTGTACCGACAGCAGCTACCACCACAACTGTTGGCCAGGGGCTGAGCACCCAGCTTTACTATGCCGAAGGCACTATTTCATTTTTGATTAACCCTAAATATAACCTCCGTTTTGAATTAAGTGGTTTATACCGCCAGGAAAAAAGTGCTAAAGCAGATAACAAAACAACGATGCTTACTTTTGGACTGAGAAGTTCGTTCAGGAATCTATATCATGATTTTTAA